In a genomic window of Myxococcales bacterium:
- a CDS encoding ATP-binding domain-containing protein, giving the protein MSNAVTPGSPAAAIVAEEEHLLGQVQARAALGDDDEGPRATTDDVDADLVSLRDQISEARSEDLPPLIEQMTRLAALRGRLGGSRTLPIDLQSPYFAHIRLREHGKHRDVMIGKRGFIDRTSNVQIVDWRNAPVSRIYYRYEEGDDYEEEFAGRSLDGVVEARRNVSINKGALRRIGAPQGTYIKDARGTWQQAVGTMQPVLHGGMGKAARPVVATGGQKGKLGVHHGQQIRADKGLPEIAALIDKEQFELISHPESGIVVIQGGAGSGKTTVALHRVAYLNFADSRRFRANAMLFVVPSSALVRYVAGVLPALGVGNVPVVTYTGWARTTRMKLLPDTPIKYNDDPPETVSRVKKHPRFLSVLADLVAQQTATITVDIAAVAGVTDVVLSEWARLGKRALVPRLWGMLTWVRKSDHLDPSVRIALEGMLKRWRKRADDVVTDWAELLTDPVALAAGFAGVPDVSQRDLDRVVAWVKRQIAAPAKPVVDDDGVAVVAADGSTLGVDDDDPAGRVDDEDDPLFLRLIQLKRGGLFTPDGDELSYSHVAVDEAQDRSAIEIKVLVEAVHAPDGRADHRSVTIAGDTAQRLVFDNNFSGWADLLLQTGQPAIVRPLKLSYRSTAEVMLLAREVLGPELAPDEPLAARPGEPVELHEFGDIGEAVAFLSDALRNLMAREPTASCCVISRHPEQADAYHAGLARAEIPALRRVKRDEFSFQPGVDITDVTQVKGLEFDYVIMVEVNAQSYPDVHWARHLLHIGVTRAAHQLWLVSTTEPSSLVPQALRDGGRMTVG; this is encoded by the coding sequence ATGTCGAATGCCGTCACCCCCGGCAGCCCGGCCGCTGCCATCGTCGCCGAGGAGGAACACCTCCTCGGTCAGGTCCAGGCCCGCGCTGCGCTCGGGGACGATGACGAAGGTCCTCGCGCCACGACCGACGACGTCGACGCCGACCTCGTGTCCCTCCGCGACCAGATCTCCGAGGCCCGGTCCGAGGATCTGCCGCCGCTGATCGAGCAGATGACCCGGCTCGCGGCCCTGCGCGGGCGCCTGGGCGGGTCGCGGACCCTGCCGATCGACCTGCAGTCGCCGTACTTCGCGCACATCCGCCTGCGCGAGCACGGCAAGCACCGCGACGTCATGATCGGCAAGCGCGGCTTCATCGACCGCACCTCGAACGTGCAGATCGTCGACTGGCGCAACGCGCCGGTCAGCCGCATCTACTACCGGTACGAGGAGGGCGACGACTACGAGGAGGAGTTCGCGGGCAGGTCCCTCGACGGCGTGGTCGAGGCCCGGCGCAACGTGTCGATCAACAAGGGCGCGCTGCGCCGGATCGGCGCGCCCCAGGGCACGTACATCAAGGACGCCCGGGGCACCTGGCAGCAGGCGGTCGGCACGATGCAGCCGGTGCTGCACGGCGGCATGGGCAAGGCCGCGCGGCCGGTGGTCGCCACCGGCGGCCAGAAGGGCAAGCTCGGCGTCCACCACGGCCAGCAGATCCGCGCCGACAAGGGCCTGCCCGAGATCGCGGCGCTCATCGACAAGGAGCAGTTCGAGCTGATCTCGCACCCCGAGAGCGGCATCGTCGTCATCCAGGGCGGCGCCGGGTCGGGCAAGACCACCGTGGCGCTCCACCGGGTCGCGTACCTGAACTTCGCCGACAGCCGGCGGTTCCGCGCCAACGCGATGCTGTTCGTGGTGCCGTCATCGGCGCTGGTCCGCTACGTCGCCGGCGTCCTGCCGGCGCTCGGCGTCGGCAACGTGCCGGTCGTGACCTACACCGGCTGGGCGCGCACGACGCGCATGAAGCTCTTGCCCGACACGCCCATCAAGTACAACGACGATCCGCCCGAGACCGTGTCGCGGGTCAAGAAGCACCCGCGGTTCCTGAGCGTGCTGGCCGACCTGGTGGCGCAGCAGACCGCGACGATCACCGTCGACATCGCCGCGGTCGCGGGCGTCACCGACGTCGTGCTGTCGGAGTGGGCGCGCCTGGGCAAGCGGGCGCTGGTGCCGCGGCTGTGGGGGATGCTGACCTGGGTCCGCAAGTCCGATCACCTCGACCCGTCGGTGCGGATCGCGCTCGAGGGCATGCTCAAGCGCTGGCGCAAGCGCGCCGACGACGTCGTCACCGACTGGGCCGAGCTCCTGACCGATCCGGTCGCGCTCGCCGCCGGGTTCGCCGGCGTCCCCGACGTCAGCCAGCGCGATCTCGACCGGGTCGTGGCCTGGGTCAAGCGCCAGATCGCGGCCCCGGCCAAGCCGGTGGTCGACGACGACGGCGTCGCGGTGGTCGCGGCCGACGGCTCGACCCTGGGCGTCGACGACGACGATCCGGCCGGCCGGGTCGACGACGAGGACGATCCGCTGTTCCTGCGCCTGATCCAGCTCAAGCGCGGCGGCCTGTTCACGCCCGACGGCGACGAGCTGTCGTACAGCCACGTCGCGGTCGACGAGGCCCAGGACCGCAGCGCGATCGAGATCAAGGTGCTGGTCGAGGCGGTCCACGCGCCCGACGGCCGCGCCGACCACCGCTCGGTCACGATCGCCGGCGACACCGCCCAGCGGCTGGTGTTCGACAACAACTTCAGCGGCTGGGCCGACCTGCTGCTCCAGACCGGGCAGCCGGCGATCGTGCGGCCGCTCAAGCTGTCGTACCGGTCGACCGCCGAGGTCATGCTGCTGGCGCGCGAGGTGCTCGGGCCCGAGCTGGCGCCCGACGAGCCGCTCGCGGCCCGCCCGGGCGAGCCGGTCGAGCTGCACGAGTTCGGCGACATCGGCGAGGCGGTCGCGTTCCTGTCGGACGCGCTGCGCAACCTGATGGCGCGCGAGCCGACCGCGAGCTGCTGCGTGATCTCGCGTCACCCCGAGCAGGCCGACGCCTACCACGCCGGCCTGGCCCGCGCCGAGATCCCGGCGCTGCGCCGGGTCAAGCGCGACGAGTTCAGCTTCCAGCCCGGCGTCGACATCACCGACGTCACCCAGGTCAAGGGCCTCGAGTTCGACTACGTCATCATGGTCGAGGTCAACGCGCAGAGCTACCCCGACGTCCACTGGGCGCGGCACCTGCTGCACATCGGCGTGACCCGCGCCGCCCACCAGCTGTGGCTGGTGTCGACCACCGAGCCGTCGTCGCTGGTGCCCCAGGCCCTGCGCGACGGCGGCCGCATGACCGTCGGCTGA
- a CDS encoding homogentisate 1,2-dioxygenase produces MLDRIVAGEVPAKHHIALRGADGALRYEECFTRDGFDGPFTILYHLRRPHLQQPAVVSHGWTAPTLDDGRALAKHHYRSGGVARVGGAPIDAFVPVLHNPDLVCGVAFPDAPDPVYVANADGDTLIYVHAGGGTLVTALGDLTFTAGDYVCVPRALQHRLVPTAAPQHWLWFELDDLHLLKQWRNGVGQLRMDAPYCHRDFQRPVFAGPRDEGIRQLVVKRGGRWHGFEVDASPLDVVGWDGSVYPWVFPIRAFQPRVSSVHLPPTWHGTFGAKGALVCSFVPRLVDFHPDAIPCPYPHSSPSCDELIFYCDGNFTSRRGVGPGSISHHPAGIPHGPHPGSYERSIGATRTDELAVMVDTFKPLAATAAARAVEDPDYMKSFL; encoded by the coding sequence ATGCTCGACCGCATCGTCGCCGGCGAGGTCCCGGCCAAGCACCACATCGCGCTGCGCGGCGCCGACGGCGCGCTCCGCTACGAGGAGTGCTTCACCCGCGACGGCTTCGACGGGCCGTTCACCATCCTCTACCACCTGCGGCGGCCGCACCTGCAGCAGCCGGCGGTGGTCAGCCACGGCTGGACCGCGCCGACCCTCGACGACGGCCGGGCCCTGGCCAAGCACCACTACCGCAGCGGTGGCGTCGCCCGGGTCGGCGGCGCGCCGATCGACGCGTTCGTGCCGGTGCTGCACAACCCCGACCTGGTGTGCGGGGTCGCGTTCCCCGACGCGCCCGACCCGGTCTACGTCGCCAACGCCGACGGCGACACGCTGATCTACGTCCACGCCGGCGGCGGGACCCTGGTCACCGCGCTCGGCGATCTCACGTTCACCGCGGGCGACTACGTCTGCGTCCCGCGCGCGCTCCAGCACCGGCTGGTGCCGACGGCCGCGCCCCAGCACTGGCTGTGGTTCGAGCTCGACGATCTGCACCTGCTCAAGCAGTGGCGCAACGGCGTCGGCCAGCTGCGCATGGACGCGCCCTACTGTCACCGCGACTTCCAGCGGCCGGTGTTCGCGGGCCCGCGCGACGAGGGCATCCGGCAGCTCGTGGTCAAGCGCGGCGGGCGCTGGCACGGCTTCGAGGTCGACGCGTCGCCGCTCGACGTCGTCGGCTGGGACGGCTCGGTCTACCCGTGGGTGTTCCCGATCCGCGCGTTCCAGCCGCGGGTGTCGTCGGTGCACCTGCCGCCGACCTGGCACGGCACCTTCGGCGCCAAGGGCGCGCTCGTGTGCTCGTTCGTGCCGCGGCTGGTCGACTTCCACCCCGACGCGATCCCGTGCCCGTACCCGCACAGCTCGCCGTCGTGCGATGAGCTGATCTTCTACTGCGACGGCAACTTCACCTCGCGCCGCGGGGTCGGCCCCGGCAGCATCTCGCACCACCCGGCCGGGATCCCCCACGGGCCCCACCCGGGCAGCTACGAGAGGTCGATCGGCGCCACCCGCACCGATGAGCTCGCGGTCATGGTCGACACGTTCAAGCCCCTGGCCGCGACCGCCGCCGCCCGGGCGGTCGAGGACCCCGACTACATGAAGTCGTTCCTGTGA
- a CDS encoding ArsA family ATPase, whose protein sequence is MIAEVIDRRRLIVTVGTGGVGKTTIAAAVGLAAARRGRRVMVLTIDPAQALARALGLATLAAGGEPVPTAALDEAGLTLSGTLDAGMLDQRQAWDAFVRRHAPTAAVATALLANPLYQALSTSFAGSTEYMAIEEMCRLTESGRYDLVVLDTPPAAHALDFLGAPDRLAPLFERGVVAALARPVSAAGALARFVARRLEGATGARTLHDATAFFVALDALVDAAAARAAQAQALLHDPGAAFVLVAGPRDQVLAETNLLAARMSALGAPLAAVVLNRVQPRPPAVDIGDALASTPASARAWLGEAWRDALAAVAAEDAAAARLAAAMPAGVPTVVIPEGDHDVHALIDLAAIADRLVDGAA, encoded by the coding sequence GTGATCGCCGAGGTGATCGATCGACGGCGGCTGATCGTCACGGTCGGGACCGGCGGCGTCGGCAAGACCACGATCGCCGCGGCGGTCGGTCTGGCCGCGGCCCGCCGCGGTCGCCGCGTCATGGTGCTGACGATCGATCCCGCGCAGGCCCTGGCCCGCGCGCTCGGGCTGGCCACGCTCGCCGCCGGCGGCGAGCCGGTCCCGACCGCCGCGCTCGACGAGGCCGGCCTGACCCTCAGCGGGACGCTCGACGCCGGCATGCTCGATCAGCGGCAGGCCTGGGACGCGTTCGTGCGCCGGCACGCGCCGACCGCGGCGGTGGCGACGGCGCTCCTGGCCAACCCGCTGTACCAGGCGCTGTCGACCTCGTTCGCCGGCTCGACCGAGTACATGGCGATCGAGGAGATGTGTCGGCTGACCGAGTCGGGGCGCTACGATCTGGTCGTGCTCGACACGCCGCCCGCGGCGCACGCGCTCGACTTCCTCGGCGCGCCCGATCGGCTGGCGCCGCTGTTCGAGCGCGGGGTGGTCGCCGCGCTGGCGCGGCCGGTCAGCGCCGCGGGCGCGCTGGCGCGGTTCGTGGCCCGGCGGCTCGAGGGCGCGACCGGCGCGCGCACGCTGCACGACGCGACCGCGTTCTTCGTGGCCCTCGACGCGCTCGTCGACGCCGCGGCCGCGCGCGCGGCCCAGGCGCAAGCGCTGCTGCACGATCCCGGCGCCGCGTTCGTGCTGGTCGCCGGCCCGCGCGATCAGGTCCTGGCCGAGACCAACCTGCTGGCCGCGCGGATGAGCGCGCTGGGCGCGCCGCTGGCGGCGGTCGTCCTCAACCGGGTCCAGCCGCGGCCGCCGGCCGTCGACATCGGCGACGCGCTGGCCTCGACCCCCGCCTCGGCGCGGGCCTGGTTGGGCGAGGCCTGGCGTGACGCGCTGGCCGCGGTCGCCGCCGAGGACGCGGCCGCAGCGCGCCTGGCCGCCGCGATGCCGGCGGGCGTCCCGACCGTGGTGATCCCGGAGGGCGACCACGACGTGCACGCGCTGATCGATCTCGCGGCGATCGCCGATCGGCTCGTCGATGGCGCCGCGTGA
- a CDS encoding P-loop NTPase: MITRSLHFVTGKGGVGKSTIAAALAMGLAARGRRVLAIELGEAGGLCRVLATRPMAPGAIAPVLATPGLAVTYIDGAAALAEYLTRRMHLGRLGRAVLAHPLYRAFVAAAPGVRELLAMGKIRDELVLQRLGDGPRWDAVVVDAGASGHALEHLRMPAAAERAFAGGRVHREAEVNAALLRDPRTAVHVVATPEALPLAEAAQVIARLRALGLPLGAVLVNQCRPPPPPDVDAALAALAARPDDGAQALARVGRRARSWAAVQERGVAALVTTAGVDVTRLPQRWFAEGAALAQALAPLVAEAAS, from the coding sequence ATGATCACCCGCAGCCTCCACTTCGTCACCGGCAAGGGCGGGGTGGGCAAGTCGACCATCGCGGCGGCGCTGGCGATGGGCCTGGCCGCGCGCGGGCGGCGCGTGCTGGCGATCGAGCTGGGCGAGGCCGGCGGGCTGTGCCGCGTGCTCGCGACCCGGCCGATGGCGCCCGGCGCGATCGCGCCGGTGCTGGCCACGCCGGGCCTGGCGGTGACGTACATCGACGGCGCCGCGGCGCTGGCCGAGTATCTGACCCGGCGCATGCACCTGGGCCGGCTCGGGCGCGCGGTGCTGGCGCACCCGCTGTACCGCGCGTTCGTCGCGGCCGCGCCGGGCGTGCGCGAGCTGCTCGCGATGGGCAAGATCCGCGACGAGCTGGTGCTGCAGCGGCTCGGCGACGGGCCGCGCTGGGACGCCGTCGTCGTCGACGCCGGCGCGTCGGGCCACGCGCTCGAGCACCTGCGCATGCCGGCCGCGGCCGAGCGCGCGTTCGCCGGCGGCCGGGTCCACCGCGAGGCCGAGGTCAACGCGGCGCTGCTGCGGGACCCGCGCACCGCGGTCCACGTCGTCGCGACGCCCGAGGCGCTGCCGCTGGCCGAGGCCGCCCAGGTGATCGCGCGGCTGCGCGCGCTGGGGCTGCCGCTCGGCGCCGTGCTCGTGAACCAGTGTCGCCCGCCGCCGCCGCCCGACGTCGACGCGGCGCTCGCGGCGCTCGCGGCGCGCCCCGACGACGGCGCCCAGGCGCTGGCGCGGGTCGGTCGGCGCGCGCGGTCGTGGGCGGCGGTGCAGGAGCGCGGCGTCGCCGCGCTGGTCACGACCGCGGGCGTCGACGTGACCCGGCTGCCGCAGCGGTGGTTCGCCGAGGGCGCGGCGCTGGCCCAGGCGCTGGCGCCGCTGGTGGCGGAGGCGGCGTCGTGA
- a CDS encoding NAD(P)/FAD-dependent oxidoreductase translates to MAMRSARGSGAHARKRFVCGGAHVSAPVPVPTLRARGRRGDYDAIVVGSGVGGSVTAGLLAHGGARVLVLEKNPVLGGILASYRRAGWKIDTGSHLISRGDRGALARALRQAGLDRPRFLTHPIPVRSRGMFEITAPAHRRGLLGVALEAARALRLPWRDRARLARMLGQVFTLTEFELRRWDRRTLDEFVRSHTEHPAAYFLFSFLASIFFVLPPWQVSAGEAIRCLRWVLAAYRLSYVEGGMDSLSHALLGRVEPAGGDVVVDAEVTAIRRAGARLTVATADGAEYTAPAVACNLAPADALALVEDAEVPPAYRARVDALVPSGNAHQLKLGLRRPLVTEGCLIGGVSLDGLTLGDLTIDLMRRTVDCIDAGRVSDPLAIYAPVPTNYDPSLAPDGGQLIVASIYGPVRADPADPPERWRARAMAAMAQIIPGLEDELVFAEWTPIPAVAAWMGKANRGAICTGQVPGQVGRDRLPVTTPVPGLYLCGDGAGGRGVGTELAAASAMETVAAIGRARGAA, encoded by the coding sequence GTGGCGATGCGCAGCGCCCGCGGCAGCGGTGCGCACGCGCGCAAGCGGTTCGTGTGCGGAGGCGCGCACGTGAGCGCCCCGGTGCCGGTCCCGACCCTGCGGGCGCGCGGTCGTCGCGGGGACTACGACGCCATCGTGGTCGGCAGCGGCGTCGGCGGCTCGGTCACCGCCGGGCTCCTGGCCCACGGCGGCGCCCGCGTGCTGGTGCTCGAGAAGAACCCGGTGCTGGGCGGCATCCTGGCGTCGTACCGGCGCGCCGGCTGGAAGATCGACACCGGCAGCCACCTGATCTCGCGCGGCGACCGCGGCGCGCTGGCGCGGGCGCTGCGGCAGGCCGGGCTCGATCGGCCGCGCTTCCTGACCCACCCGATCCCGGTGCGGTCGCGCGGCATGTTCGAGATCACCGCCCCAGCGCACCGCCGCGGCCTGCTCGGCGTCGCGCTCGAGGCCGCGCGCGCGCTGCGGCTGCCGTGGCGCGATCGCGCGCGCCTGGCGCGGATGCTCGGCCAGGTGTTCACGCTCACCGAGTTCGAGCTGCGGCGCTGGGATCGCCGCACGCTCGATGAGTTCGTGCGCTCGCACACCGAGCACCCGGCGGCATACTTCCTGTTCAGCTTCCTCGCCAGCATCTTCTTCGTGCTGCCGCCGTGGCAGGTGTCCGCGGGCGAGGCCATCCGGTGCCTGCGCTGGGTGCTGGCCGCGTACCGGCTGTCCTACGTCGAGGGCGGCATGGACAGCCTCAGCCACGCGCTGCTCGGTCGGGTCGAGCCGGCCGGCGGCGACGTCGTCGTCGACGCCGAGGTCACGGCGATCCGACGCGCGGGCGCTCGCCTGACGGTCGCGACCGCCGACGGCGCCGAGTACACCGCGCCGGCGGTGGCGTGCAACCTGGCCCCGGCCGACGCGCTGGCGCTGGTCGAGGACGCCGAGGTGCCGCCGGCGTACCGCGCCCGCGTCGACGCGCTGGTGCCGTCGGGCAACGCCCACCAGCTCAAGCTCGGCCTGCGGCGGCCGCTGGTCACCGAGGGTTGCCTGATCGGCGGCGTCTCGCTCGACGGCCTGACGCTGGGCGACCTCACGATCGACCTGATGCGCCGCACCGTCGACTGCATCGACGCCGGCCGGGTGTCGGATCCGCTGGCGATCTACGCGCCGGTGCCGACCAACTACGATCCGTCGCTGGCGCCCGACGGCGGCCAGCTGATCGTCGCGAGCATCTACGGCCCGGTGCGCGCCGACCCGGCCGATCCGCCCGAGCGCTGGCGGGCGCGGGCGATGGCGGCGATGGCGCAGATCATCCCGGGCCTCGAGGACGAGCTGGTGTTCGCCGAGTGGACGCCGATCCCTGCGGTGGCGGCGTGGATGGGCAAGGCCAACCGCGGCGCGATCTGCACCGGCCAGGTGCCGGGTCAGGTCGGGCGCGATCGCCTGCCGGTGACCACGCCGGTGCCGGGGCTGTACCTGTGCGGCGACGGCGCCGGCGGGCGCGGCGTCGGCACCGAGCTGGCGGCGGCGTCCGCGATGGAGACGGTGGCGGCGATCGGCCGCGCGCGGGGGGCCGCGTGA